One Nerophis ophidion isolate RoL-2023_Sa linkage group LG06, RoL_Noph_v1.0, whole genome shotgun sequence genomic region harbors:
- the si:dkeyp-100a1.6 gene encoding probable G-protein coupled receptor 160, giving the protein MKLDALLKSRQKDPSTMMAVLEDWDENTGCHRDTMKLYALIVLFKFGLDVLALWLYCNNRLRTSLLGMFSLTVVLADLVMVFCTVTLWLLGMDKISACYLLDFATVTYGTLPLPMAGLCLIEYFFKDTWRTSYKVFKNMTVTLLLWISAVVYSYGAVNVELLELRVTSGKKFLVCQVQDTALVTYCVFALLGILSCAMLPFCHRIPQWIHEADRLYDAREAQENQLSDLFISTPGLQTIVSDEFLPKETTTPKPPLWYSLTLGFAMFWMPYLIVTSASLVFGFWIPAYVAVNLLWLECTNSVIVGLMFWVKSRVQGPYAKVPENVFSLEVYWHLSNGKQSGTKTYTPLTV; this is encoded by the coding sequence ATGAAGCTTGACGCCCTGCTTAAGAGCCGCCAAAAGGATCCGTCCACCATGATGGCTGTCTTAGAGGACTGGGATGAGAACACCGGCTGCCACAGAGACACCATGAAGTTGTACGCGTTAATTGTGCTCTTCAAGTTTGGATTGGATGTCTTAGCACTGTGGTTGTACTGTAACAACCGACTTCGCACATCCTTGCTGGGCATGTTTAGCCTGACCGTTGTCCTGGCTGACCTGGTGATGGTCTTTTGTACCGTCACCCTGTGGCTACTTGGAATGGACAAAATATCCGCTTGTTACCTCTTGGATTTTGCAACGGTCACATATGGAACACTGCCGCTGCCTATGGCGGGCCTGTGTTTGATAGAATATTTCTTCAAAGACACTTGGAGAACCTCCTACAAGGTTTTCAAGAACATGACGGTGACGCTTCTCTTGTGGATTTCCGCAGTTGTATACTCCTACGGTGCTGTGAATGTGGAGCTCCTGGAGCTGAGGGTCACGTCGGGTAAAAAATTTCTGGTGTGCCAGGTTCAGGACACAGCATTGGTCACCTACTGTGTTTTCGCTCTCCTTGGGATTTTGAGTTGTGCGATGCTTCCTTTCTGCCATCGGATTCCCCAGTGGATTCATGAAGCTGATAGGTTGTACGATGCGAGGGAGGCTCAAGAGAACCAGTTGAGCGACCTGTTCATATCAACCCCTGGCTTACAGACGATAGTTTCAGATGAGTTTCTTCCAAAAGAGACCACCACACCAAAACCGCCGCTGTGGTACAGTCTAACGTTGGGCTTTGCTATGTTCTGGATGCCTTATCTCATTGTAACGTCAGCCAGCTTGGTTTTTGGCTTCTGGATACCTGCCTATGTCGCAGTGAACTTACTGTGGTTGGAGTGCACCAACAGCGTGATAGTGGGGTTGATGTTCTGGGTAAAGAGTCGCGTGCAAGGGCCTTACGCAAAAGTACCAGAGAATGTGTTCTCATTGGAAGTGTACTGGCATTTAAGCAACGGCAAACAAAGCGGCACAAAGACGTATACACCCTTAACTGTTTAA